In Carya illinoinensis cultivar Pawnee chromosome 9, C.illinoinensisPawnee_v1, whole genome shotgun sequence, the following are encoded in one genomic region:
- the LOC122276370 gene encoding 1-(5-phosphoribosyl)-5-[(5-phosphoribosylamino)methylideneamino] imidazole-4-carboxamide isomerase, chloroplastic-like isoform X2 has product MAQSLYTISTRDLSSLQPLASFYSQNRRRIINAIPSPFFSISRLSTRCAVRFRPCIDIHKGKVKQIVGSTLRDSKEDGSILVTNFESDKSAAEFANLYKEDGLAGGHIIMLGADPLSKRAAIEALRAYPGGLQVGGGINSENSLSYIEEGACHVIVTSEGKYAIVTDRWQKFTDVYLDGKIMEFLASYADEFLVHGVDVEGKKLGIDDELVALLGKHSPIPVTYAGGVTGMADLERIKEAGMGVVDVTVGSALDIFGGNLAYKDVVAWHSQQEAFTV; this is encoded by the exons ATGGCTCAAAGCCTCTATACAATCTCAACACGCGACTTGAGCTCGCTCCAACCTTTAGCCTCTTTCTATAGCCAGAACAGACGAAGAATCATCAATGCTATTCCTTCTCCATTTTTCA GTATTTCACGGTTGTCCACTAGGTGTGCTGTTCGTTTCCGGCCTTGCATTGATATACACAAG GGGAAAGTGAAACAGATTGTTGGTTCAACCCTTCGGGATTCTAAGGAGGATGGGTCAATTCTCGTGACCAATTTTGAATCAGATAAGTCAGCCGCTGAGTTTGCAAATTTATACAAAGAAGATGGACTTGCAGGTGGTCATATCATCATGCTTGGAGCAGATCCTTTGAGTAAACGTGCAGCCATTGAAGCATTGCGTGCTTATCCTG GCGGTCTGCAAGTTGGAGGCGGGATCAATTCTGAAAATTCTTTGAGTTACATAGAGGAAGGAGCTTGCCATGTCATTGTCACATCA GAAGGCAAATATGCAATTGTGACTGATAGATGGCAGAAGTTTACTGATGTATATCTTGATGGTAAAATAATGGAGTTTCTAGCCAGCTATGCAGACGAGTTTCTGGTCCATGGTGTTGATGTTGAAGGGAAAAA gcTGGGAATTGATGATGAACTTGTGGCATTGCTTGGGAAGCATTCACCT ATCCCAGTGACTTATGCTGGTGGTGTGACCGGAATGGCTGATCTCGAAAGGATTAAGGAGGCAGGGATGGGAGTTGTGGATGTTACCGTGGGCAGCGCTTTGGATATATTTGGGGGCAACTTGGCTTACAAAGACGTCGTTGCTTGGCATTCCCAGCAGGAGGCTTTTACAGTTTAG
- the LOC122276371 gene encoding heme-binding-like protein At3g10130, chloroplastic isoform X2: MLLRYPSSVFTIHGTSISTPTNPKGSRSMITNSTASDRATAPPRRRPMSAFEARVSLVLALASQASALSQRLLVDTATEAVKYVFPKRFESRNLEEALMAVPDLETVNFTVLSRTDRYEIREVEPYFIAETIMPGKTGFDFNGASQSFNVLAEYLFGKNTTKEKMEMTTPVLTRKGQSVGEKMEMTTPVITKRLEDQDKWQMSFVMPSKYGANLPVPKDPSVRIKEVPRKITAVLAFSGFATDEEVKRRESKLREALKSDRQFQIKEGATVEIAQYNPPFTLPFQRRNEIALEVERKEN; the protein is encoded by the exons atgctcctCCGCTACCCTTCTTCAGTGTTTACTATACACGGAACCTCAATTTCCACTCCAACGAATCCCAAAGGATCTCGCTCTATGATAACCAACTCCACGGCTTCCGACCGGGCCACGGCTCCACCGCGGCGGAGACCTATGTCCGCCTTCGAAGCCCGAGTCTCTCTGGTCCTCGCTCTCGCTTCCCAAGCCTCCGCTCTCTCCCAGAGAC TCTTAGTCGATACGGCGACCGAAGCTGTGAAATACGTGTTCCCGAAAAGGTTCGAGAGTCGGAATCTCGAGGAGGCTCTAATGGCAG TCCCGGACCTAGAGACGGTGAACTTCACTGTTTTGAGCAGGACAGACCGGTACGAGATAAGGGAAGTTGAG CCTTATTTTATAGCGGAGACAATAATGCCTGGGAAGACTGGATTTGACTTCAATGGAGCGTCTCAATCCTTCAACGTATTGGCCGAGTACCTGTTTGGTAAG AATACGACTAAGGAGAAAATGGAGATGACTACACCTGTTTTAACGCGTAAGGGCCAATCTGTTGGGGAGAAAATGGAGATGACAACTCCAGTGATAACAAAGAGG CTGGAAGATCAAGATAAGTGGCAGATGTCTTTTGTCATGCCCTCAAAGTATGGTGCCAACTTGCCAGTGCCTAAAGATCCATCCGTGAGGATCAAAGAAGTTCCAAGGAAAATTACTGCAGTTCTTGCCTTTTCAG GCTTTGCGACCGATGAAGAAGTTAAACGGAGGGAGTCAAAGTTAAGAGAAGCTCTGAAAAGTGATAGACAGTTTCAAATAAAAGAGGGTGCTACGGTGGAAATTGCACAG TATAATCCACCATTTACGCTTCCATTTCAACGCCGCAATGAGATTGCACTGGAagtagaaaggaaagaaaattag
- the LOC122276371 gene encoding heme-binding-like protein At3g10130, chloroplastic isoform X1, with amino-acid sequence MLLRYPSSVFTIHGTSISTPTNPKGSRSMITNSTASDRATAPPRRRPMSAFEARVSLVLALASQASALSQRRTFLVDTATEAVKYVFPKRFESRNLEEALMAVPDLETVNFTVLSRTDRYEIREVEPYFIAETIMPGKTGFDFNGASQSFNVLAEYLFGKNTTKEKMEMTTPVLTRKGQSVGEKMEMTTPVITKRLEDQDKWQMSFVMPSKYGANLPVPKDPSVRIKEVPRKITAVLAFSGFATDEEVKRRESKLREALKSDRQFQIKEGATVEIAQYNPPFTLPFQRRNEIALEVERKEN; translated from the exons atgctcctCCGCTACCCTTCTTCAGTGTTTACTATACACGGAACCTCAATTTCCACTCCAACGAATCCCAAAGGATCTCGCTCTATGATAACCAACTCCACGGCTTCCGACCGGGCCACGGCTCCACCGCGGCGGAGACCTATGTCCGCCTTCGAAGCCCGAGTCTCTCTGGTCCTCGCTCTCGCTTCCCAAGCCTCCGCTCTCTCCCAGAGACGTACAT TCTTAGTCGATACGGCGACCGAAGCTGTGAAATACGTGTTCCCGAAAAGGTTCGAGAGTCGGAATCTCGAGGAGGCTCTAATGGCAG TCCCGGACCTAGAGACGGTGAACTTCACTGTTTTGAGCAGGACAGACCGGTACGAGATAAGGGAAGTTGAG CCTTATTTTATAGCGGAGACAATAATGCCTGGGAAGACTGGATTTGACTTCAATGGAGCGTCTCAATCCTTCAACGTATTGGCCGAGTACCTGTTTGGTAAG AATACGACTAAGGAGAAAATGGAGATGACTACACCTGTTTTAACGCGTAAGGGCCAATCTGTTGGGGAGAAAATGGAGATGACAACTCCAGTGATAACAAAGAGG CTGGAAGATCAAGATAAGTGGCAGATGTCTTTTGTCATGCCCTCAAAGTATGGTGCCAACTTGCCAGTGCCTAAAGATCCATCCGTGAGGATCAAAGAAGTTCCAAGGAAAATTACTGCAGTTCTTGCCTTTTCAG GCTTTGCGACCGATGAAGAAGTTAAACGGAGGGAGTCAAAGTTAAGAGAAGCTCTGAAAAGTGATAGACAGTTTCAAATAAAAGAGGGTGCTACGGTGGAAATTGCACAG TATAATCCACCATTTACGCTTCCATTTCAACGCCGCAATGAGATTGCACTGGAagtagaaaggaaagaaaattag
- the LOC122276372 gene encoding alpha carbonic anhydrase 1, chloroplastic codes for MAPRLSLSVFAIALLLVGTSAFAKQEQINSISFGYVGTTGPGHWGNLNPNYSTCSHGKWQSPVNIVRDKVVRNKKLKPLTRDYAAANATLVDNGFNIAIRFEGPVGVLVADGKNFTFKQMHWHSPSEHQIDGKRFPVEMHLVHQADDGSFAVVSALYHYGDPDPFISKLKSKMDELAKEKREGYEEAQIPLGVMKTKYLSRKTRKYYRYFGSLTTPPCTEKIMWNILGKMRSVSKDQVKALKAPLASSCKNNFRPIQPLNGRHVELYHDDELRGN; via the exons ATGGCCCCTAGACTTTCCTTATCGGTCTTTGCCATCGCATTGCTTCTTGTAGGAACTTCGGCTTTTGCTAAGCAAGAGC AGATAAACTCAATTTCGTTCGGTTATGTCGGCACGACTGGCCCAGGACACTGGGGAAACTTGAACCCAAATTACTCGACCTGCTCACACGGGAAATGGCAATCTCCAGTGAACATTGTGAGGGACAAGGTTGTCCGTAACAAAAAATTGAAGCCCTTGACCAGAGATTACGCTGCTGCCAATGCTACACTGGTCGACAATGGCTTTAACATTGCG ATAAGATTTGAGGGACCCGTGGGAGTGTTGGTTGCAGACGGGAAGAACTTCACCTTCAAGCAAATGCACTGGCATTCTCCTTCTGAGCATCAGATTGACGGAAAAAg ATTTCCAGTGGAGATGCACCTGGTCCACCAGGCAGATGACGGTAGCTTCGCAGTTGTGTCAGCACTCTACCATTATGGTGATCCCGATCCTTTTATTTCTAAG TTAAAGAGCAAGATGGACGAATTAGCCAAGGAAAAGCGTGAGGGGTATGAAGAGGCACAAATCCCGCTTGGAGTCATGAAGACCAAGTACTTGAGTCGAAAGACCCGCAAGTATTACAGATACTTTGGTTCCCTGACCACTCCGCCGTGCACCGAGAAGATCATGTGGAACATTCTCGGCAAG ATGAGATCAGTCTCCAAGGATCAAGTAAAGGCTCTCAAAGCACCATTGGCGTCAAGTTGCAAGAACAACTTCAGGCCTATACAGCCACTGAATGGGCGTCATGTTGAGTTATATCATGATGATGAGCTTCGAGGCAACTGA
- the LOC122276370 gene encoding 1-(5-phosphoribosyl)-5-[(5-phosphoribosylamino)methylideneamino] imidazole-4-carboxamide isomerase, chloroplastic-like isoform X1 — protein sequence MAQSLYTISTRDLSSLQPLASFYSQNRRRIINAIPSPFFSISRLSTRCAVRFRPCIDIHKGKVKQIVGSTLRDSKEDGSILVTNFESDKSAAEFANLYKEDGLAGGHIIMLGADPLSKRAAIEALRAYPGGLQVGGGINSENSLSYIEEGACHVIVTSYVFSNGEMDLKSLKDLVHVVGKQRLVLDLSCRWKEGKYAIVTDRWQKFTDVYLDGKIMEFLASYADEFLVHGVDVEGKKLGIDDELVALLGKHSPIPVTYAGGVTGMADLERIKEAGMGVVDVTVGSALDIFGGNLAYKDVVAWHSQQEAFTV from the exons ATGGCTCAAAGCCTCTATACAATCTCAACACGCGACTTGAGCTCGCTCCAACCTTTAGCCTCTTTCTATAGCCAGAACAGACGAAGAATCATCAATGCTATTCCTTCTCCATTTTTCA GTATTTCACGGTTGTCCACTAGGTGTGCTGTTCGTTTCCGGCCTTGCATTGATATACACAAG GGGAAAGTGAAACAGATTGTTGGTTCAACCCTTCGGGATTCTAAGGAGGATGGGTCAATTCTCGTGACCAATTTTGAATCAGATAAGTCAGCCGCTGAGTTTGCAAATTTATACAAAGAAGATGGACTTGCAGGTGGTCATATCATCATGCTTGGAGCAGATCCTTTGAGTAAACGTGCAGCCATTGAAGCATTGCGTGCTTATCCTG GCGGTCTGCAAGTTGGAGGCGGGATCAATTCTGAAAATTCTTTGAGTTACATAGAGGAAGGAGCTTGCCATGTCATTGTCACATCA TATGTATTCAGCAATGGAGAAATGGATCTTAAAAGCCTTAAAGACCTTGTTCATGTTGTTGGAAAGCAGAGGCTTGTCTTGGACCTTAGCTGCAGATGGAAG GAAGGCAAATATGCAATTGTGACTGATAGATGGCAGAAGTTTACTGATGTATATCTTGATGGTAAAATAATGGAGTTTCTAGCCAGCTATGCAGACGAGTTTCTGGTCCATGGTGTTGATGTTGAAGGGAAAAA gcTGGGAATTGATGATGAACTTGTGGCATTGCTTGGGAAGCATTCACCT ATCCCAGTGACTTATGCTGGTGGTGTGACCGGAATGGCTGATCTCGAAAGGATTAAGGAGGCAGGGATGGGAGTTGTGGATGTTACCGTGGGCAGCGCTTTGGATATATTTGGGGGCAACTTGGCTTACAAAGACGTCGTTGCTTGGCATTCCCAGCAGGAGGCTTTTACAGTTTAG